In the genome of Acidimicrobiia bacterium, one region contains:
- a CDS encoding sigma-70 family RNA polymerase sigma factor translates to MSDDALLAGLATGDADAAAAFVRRFQRRVFGLALSIVGDGALAEDISQEAFVRAWRHAGAYDPRRGTVTTWLLAITRNLSIDALRLRRPVAIDPESVLAMQQPSTARSPEDHAAVSADVARLRNALIELPAEQRRALVLAAFHGQTAREVGETEGIPLGTAKTRIRTAMLRLRAALVSEGQGD, encoded by the coding sequence GTGTCGGACGACGCACTGCTCGCCGGTCTCGCGACCGGTGATGCGGACGCGGCCGCCGCGTTCGTGCGGCGGTTCCAGCGGCGCGTCTTCGGGCTCGCGCTCTCGATCGTCGGCGACGGCGCCCTCGCGGAGGACATCTCCCAGGAGGCGTTCGTGCGCGCCTGGCGCCACGCCGGAGCGTACGACCCGCGGCGTGGCACGGTGACGACGTGGCTGCTCGCCATCACCCGGAACCTCTCGATCGACGCGTTGCGGCTGCGGCGCCCGGTCGCGATCGACCCGGAGTCGGTGCTCGCGATGCAGCAGCCGTCGACCGCGCGCAGCCCGGAGGACCACGCCGCGGTCAGCGCGGACGTCGCCCGGCTCCGCAACGCGCTCATCGAGCTGCCTGCCGAGCAGCGACGGGCGCTCGTGCTCGCCGCCTTCCATGGCCAGACCGCGCGCGAGGTCGGCGAGACGGAGGGCATCCCGCTCGGCACCGCGAAGACCCGGATCCGCACCGCCATGCTGCGACTACGCGCCGCGCTCGTCTCGGAGGGACAAGGTGACTGA
- a CDS encoding cupredoxin domain-containing protein, which translates to MRRIVMPAVLVSTALLVLGACGSSSKGAKSTSTTTAKTATAPVALTGTVTNKGTKDLAGATTVSVEADDYYFQPTFVKATPGATLTVHLKNEGKAAHTFTIDGVADQMLNPDQQATVQVKVPTSGALNFYCRFHRAMGMQGAIYTAPGQSVTAAAATGASGATTAPQSQSTPSTSPATSAPSTSGSSGGSSGYGY; encoded by the coding sequence ATGCGCAGGATCGTCATGCCGGCGGTGCTCGTCTCCACCGCGCTGCTCGTGCTCGGTGCGTGCGGCTCCAGCTCGAAAGGGGCCAAGAGCACGAGCACGACGACGGCGAAGACCGCCACCGCCCCGGTCGCGCTGACCGGCACGGTCACGAACAAGGGAACCAAGGACCTCGCCGGCGCGACGACGGTGTCCGTCGAGGCCGACGACTACTACTTCCAGCCGACCTTCGTGAAGGCGACGCCCGGTGCGACGCTGACCGTCCACCTGAAGAACGAGGGCAAGGCCGCGCACACGTTCACGATCGACGGCGTCGCGGACCAGATGCTGAACCCGGACCAGCAGGCGACGGTGCAGGTGAAGGTGCCCACCTCGGGTGCGCTGAACTTCTACTGCCGGTTCCACCGGGCCATGGGCATGCAGGGCGCGATCTACACGGCGCCCGGCCAGAGCGTGACGGCCGCCGCGGCGACGGGCGCGAGCGGCGCGACCACCGCGCCGCAGAGCCAGAGCACGCCGTCCACCAGCCCGGCGACGTCCGCGCCGTCGACGTCCGGCTCGTCGGGCGGCAGCTCGGGCTACGGCTACTGA